One genomic region from Halomicrobium zhouii encodes:
- a CDS encoding rhomboid family intramembrane serine protease produces the protein MSSCDVCGQSENMPYQCHHCGGTFCAEHRLPEAHDCPGLDQWNDPGGVFDSGFDDSVEDRGGSGGLADRLSLNTGPGGLFGYFRGNMTYVFLGLMWVTFLLQHIVAFTAGADVYRALFVLTPQHPEYVWTWFTSIFSHSLGGFWHIGGNSIIIFFFGRIVERYLGSKRFTALFIVSGALAGLSQIALNLLQGSPYGVLGASGAGLAIMAFLSVLNPSLRVYIWFLIPVPIWVITIGYFALSVGGIFGTGPSILTGNVANMGHLAGLIIGLLYGVKMKGQQRVPQQLQFGGGGRGPGGPGGPGGPGRGRF, from the coding sequence ATGTCGAGTTGCGACGTGTGCGGCCAGAGTGAGAACATGCCGTACCAGTGTCACCACTGCGGCGGGACCTTCTGCGCCGAACACCGGCTTCCCGAGGCGCACGACTGTCCCGGGCTGGACCAGTGGAACGATCCTGGCGGGGTGTTCGACAGCGGGTTCGACGACAGCGTCGAGGACCGCGGCGGGTCGGGCGGGCTCGCCGACCGGCTGTCGCTGAACACCGGCCCCGGTGGACTGTTCGGATACTTCCGCGGGAACATGACCTACGTGTTCCTCGGGCTGATGTGGGTCACGTTCCTGCTACAGCATATTGTCGCGTTCACCGCCGGAGCCGACGTTTACAGGGCCCTTTTCGTCCTGACACCACAACATCCCGAGTACGTCTGGACCTGGTTCACGTCGATCTTCTCGCACTCGCTGGGCGGCTTCTGGCACATCGGTGGTAACAGCATCATCATCTTCTTCTTCGGCCGGATCGTCGAACGGTACCTCGGTTCGAAGCGCTTCACTGCCCTCTTCATCGTCTCAGGTGCACTCGCCGGACTCTCGCAGATAGCGCTGAATCTGCTCCAGGGGTCCCCCTACGGAGTTCTCGGGGCCAGCGGTGCCGGCCTGGCTATCATGGCCTTCCTCAGCGTCCTGAACCCGAGTCTCCGCGTCTACATCTGGTTCCTGATCCCGGTCCCGATCTGGGTCATCACCATCGGCTACTTCGCGCTGAGCGTCGGCGGCATCTTCGGAACGGGACCGAGCATCCTGACCGGGAACGTCGCCAACATGGGCCATCTCGCCGGCCTGATCATCGGTCTGCTCTACGGAGTCAAGATGAAGGGCCAACAACGGGTCCCACAGCAACTCCAGTTCGGCGGCGGCGGTCGCGGCCCCGGCGGACCGGGTGGTCCTGGGGGGCCCGGCCGCGGTCGGTTCTGA
- a CDS encoding ABC transporter ATP-binding protein, translated as MGSASAAPVVELADVRKTYDVGGVVEAMAGVSLSLDAGSYTAVMGPSGSGKSTLLNLVGGLDTPDEGRVTVDGRDLSTASEDELAAVRGTDVGFVFQTFNLMPRLTAVENVALPLVFDGWGRADRTERARDLLEDVGLGDRLSHLPSELSGGQRQRVAIARALATDPAIILADEPTGNVDTETGDRIMALLGELHADGHTILLVTHERRIAEHAERIVHVRDGTIERIEELGDR; from the coding sequence ATGGGCTCCGCCAGCGCCGCGCCCGTGGTCGAACTCGCCGACGTCCGGAAGACGTACGACGTCGGCGGCGTCGTCGAGGCGATGGCCGGCGTGTCGCTCTCGCTCGACGCCGGGTCCTACACGGCCGTGATGGGGCCGAGCGGGTCGGGCAAGAGCACCCTGCTCAACCTCGTCGGCGGCCTGGACACGCCAGACGAGGGCCGCGTCACCGTCGACGGGCGCGACCTCTCGACGGCCAGCGAGGACGAACTCGCGGCGGTCCGCGGCACAGATGTCGGCTTCGTCTTCCAGACGTTCAACCTGATGCCGCGGCTCACCGCCGTCGAGAACGTCGCCCTGCCGCTGGTCTTCGACGGCTGGGGCCGCGCCGACCGGACCGAGCGCGCCCGCGACCTGCTCGAAGACGTGGGGCTGGGCGACCGCCTCTCCCACCTCCCGTCCGAGTTGAGCGGCGGCCAGCGCCAGCGCGTGGCCATCGCGCGTGCGCTCGCGACGGATCCCGCCATCATCCTCGCCGACGAACCGACCGGCAACGTCGACACGGAGACCGGCGACCGGATCATGGCGCTCCTCGGCGAGTTGCACGCCGATGGCCACACTATCCTGCTCGTGACCCACGAGCGCCGCATCGCCGAGCACGCCGAACGTATCGTCCACGTTCGCGACGGAACTATCGAGCGGATAGAGGAACTCGGAGACCGATGA
- a CDS encoding SDR family oxidoreductase, whose amino-acid sequence MAKTVLITGCSSGIGRATALAFLDEEWSVWATARDEDDVANLADKGCQTAELDVTNARDCERVVDRVLDTDGRIDCLVNNAGYGQFGPLEDVSVEELHAQFDVNVYGPHRLVREALPHMRERGDGTIVNVSSVSGRIATPGNGAYSGSKFALEAMSDSLRAEVDGFGVDVVVVEPGPVDTGFDDRFETELEDVDHTPEYDWLYEMYDDASLVGGGGTLSIPPRAVALTIRDAAYASDPEPRYPVGEFAKIALMTRFLPGTYRDFAFRLLQKLV is encoded by the coding sequence ATGGCGAAGACCGTGCTGATTACGGGTTGTTCCTCGGGGATCGGTCGCGCGACGGCGCTGGCGTTCCTGGACGAAGAGTGGTCCGTCTGGGCGACGGCGCGCGACGAAGACGACGTCGCCAACCTGGCCGACAAGGGGTGCCAGACGGCCGAACTCGACGTGACGAACGCGCGCGACTGCGAGCGCGTCGTCGATCGAGTCCTCGACACCGACGGCCGCATCGACTGCCTGGTCAACAACGCCGGCTACGGCCAGTTCGGCCCGCTGGAGGACGTCTCCGTCGAGGAGCTCCACGCCCAGTTCGACGTCAACGTCTACGGCCCCCACCGGCTGGTCCGCGAGGCGCTCCCGCACATGCGCGAGCGCGGCGACGGGACCATCGTCAACGTCTCCAGCGTCTCCGGACGCATCGCGACGCCAGGCAACGGCGCCTACAGCGGGTCGAAGTTCGCCCTCGAGGCGATGAGCGATTCACTCCGGGCGGAAGTGGACGGCTTCGGCGTCGACGTCGTGGTGGTCGAGCCCGGCCCGGTCGACACCGGCTTCGACGACCGGTTCGAGACTGAACTCGAAGACGTCGACCACACGCCCGAGTACGACTGGCTCTACGAGATGTACGACGACGCGTCGCTGGTGGGCGGCGGCGGGACGCTGTCGATTCCGCCCCGGGCGGTCGCCCTCACGATCCGCGACGCGGCCTACGCCTCGGATCCCGAGCCCCGGTACCCCGTCGGCGAGTTCGCGAAGATCGCGCTCATGACCAGGTTCCTGCCCGGCACGTACCGCGACTTCGCCTTCCGGCTCCTGCAGAAGCTGGTATGA
- a CDS encoding ABC transporter permease, whose protein sequence is MNLREAVSMAVRSIGSHRLRSILTVLGIVIGIASVVTFATFGASVEAEVLGDLEGSGANNVYVFASAEDGDGFDRALQPLFTAYDVNQIQDIDGVQAVVPQGIVQVSAVTHGNETVARQQVTATVPETFSNGTTVAGRPFELGAAEAVVNEEAATGFRDNLSVGDELTLELSDGGARNVTVVGIVNGTAGELPVGGFGQQPRIYVPADPFYRTVVESPTVGVNQLAYPQVTVVADPARTEAVEQSVAVYLANESDAGQLKSDDVELVARTSGDFAEQIGDVIGQITRFVTGIAVIALVVGAIGIANIMLVSVTERTREIGIMKAVGARNRDVMQLFLFEAALLGLAGSAVGVPLGLVVGWAATRYAEVSFALAPFWTVLAVAVGVLVGVVSGLYPAWRAARVDPIDALRHE, encoded by the coding sequence ATGAACCTGCGAGAAGCGGTCTCGATGGCGGTGCGGTCCATCGGGTCCCACAGGCTCCGGTCGATCCTGACCGTCCTGGGTATCGTCATCGGCATCGCCTCCGTCGTCACGTTCGCGACGTTCGGTGCCAGCGTCGAGGCGGAGGTCCTGGGGGACCTGGAGGGATCGGGCGCGAACAACGTCTACGTCTTCGCGTCCGCCGAGGACGGTGACGGCTTCGACCGGGCGCTCCAGCCGCTCTTTACGGCCTACGACGTGAACCAGATCCAGGACATCGACGGCGTCCAGGCCGTCGTCCCCCAGGGCATCGTCCAGGTGAGCGCCGTCACCCACGGGAACGAGACGGTCGCCAGGCAACAGGTGACGGCGACGGTTCCGGAGACGTTCTCGAACGGGACGACCGTGGCCGGTCGGCCGTTCGAACTGGGCGCCGCGGAAGCCGTGGTGAACGAAGAGGCTGCGACCGGGTTTCGCGATAACCTCTCTGTCGGCGACGAACTGACGCTGGAACTGTCCGACGGCGGGGCCCGGAACGTGACCGTCGTCGGTATCGTCAACGGGACGGCGGGCGAGTTACCCGTCGGCGGGTTCGGCCAGCAACCCCGGATCTACGTCCCGGCCGACCCGTTCTACCGGACCGTCGTCGAGAGCCCGACCGTCGGCGTCAACCAGCTCGCCTACCCACAGGTGACCGTCGTCGCCGACCCTGCCCGGACCGAGGCCGTCGAGCAGTCGGTCGCGGTGTACCTGGCGAACGAGTCGGACGCCGGCCAGCTGAAGAGCGACGACGTGGAGCTCGTCGCCCGGACCAGCGGCGACTTCGCCGAACAGATCGGCGACGTCATCGGCCAGATCACCCGCTTCGTCACCGGCATCGCCGTCATCGCGCTCGTCGTCGGGGCCATCGGTATCGCCAACATCATGCTCGTCAGCGTCACCGAGCGAACCCGCGAGATCGGGATCATGAAGGCCGTCGGCGCGCGCAACCGCGACGTCATGCAGCTGTTCCTGTTCGAGGCCGCGCTGCTGGGCCTGGCCGGCTCCGCGGTCGGCGTCCCGCTCGGCCTCGTCGTCGGGTGGGCCGCGACGCGATACGCCGAGGTGTCGTTCGCGCTCGCGCCGTTCTGGACGGTCCTCGCCGTCGCCGTGGGAGTGCTCGTCGGCGTCGTCTCGGGGCTCTACCCGGCGTGGCGCGCCGCCCGCGTCGACCCCATCGACGCGCTGCGCCACGAGTGA
- a CDS encoding DUF5797 family protein — protein MALSEEARERLVDVVELQPTKNADLQDRWDMESGSEVHQFLENELKEYYYRNEDSLICATPEAVELVGGPDAEGQTIAVTSLQSAILEVIAGPDEDSQSVVSVLHDVRETGHDPTVDEVRSALRSLVDKGVVETVKKTVPTFRLAVERDQLDVETLDE, from the coding sequence ATGGCACTCTCGGAGGAGGCACGGGAACGGCTCGTGGACGTCGTCGAACTCCAGCCCACGAAGAACGCCGATCTCCAGGACCGGTGGGACATGGAGAGCGGGAGCGAGGTCCACCAGTTCCTCGAGAACGAACTCAAGGAGTACTACTACCGCAACGAGGACAGCCTCATCTGCGCGACGCCGGAGGCGGTCGAACTGGTCGGCGGCCCCGACGCCGAAGGGCAGACGATCGCCGTCACTTCCCTCCAGTCGGCGATTCTGGAAGTGATCGCCGGTCCCGACGAAGACAGCCAGAGCGTCGTCTCGGTGCTCCACGACGTGCGCGAAACGGGCCACGACCCGACCGTCGACGAGGTCCGCTCGGCCCTGCGGAGCCTGGTCGACAAGGGCGTCGTCGAGACGGTCAAGAAGACGGTGCCGACGTTCCGGCTGGCCGTCGAACGCGACCAGCTCGACGTCGAGACGCTCGACGAGTAA
- a CDS encoding DUF5787 family protein, translating into MVAHTSEFAFELRVCQWAEDDWPPAGGHEGPTIVARQLGTKRRRWDTIVVECDPAGLRQRAKFGEKRLDSDLLDIVPYAPAEWEWYQDALPDPGYPWQYVREAIHRAGDRGILDTRKNGNRIEIRRTYDYPDWVERIVAIENKPDLDASAARDLAPQLHRDVALGLADEVWVATAATGETVEPILLEDLPVDAGVLTLDVDADRAETSWHPRTLAVGEPGTQILENPGPSEHATTAGRFEYADPEWKAQKRLEIAERAYERGWRSFADTMRPDCRHFELRADETGFVPHCTAKGRTPTASECRHSCPSFEPEPPAWRSRGWPIEGGPGKGIKRLLADQRRRERPGLE; encoded by the coding sequence ATAGTGGCGCACACGAGCGAGTTCGCGTTCGAACTGCGGGTCTGCCAGTGGGCAGAGGACGACTGGCCACCGGCGGGTGGTCACGAGGGACCCACCATCGTCGCCAGGCAACTCGGCACCAAGCGCCGGCGCTGGGACACCATCGTCGTCGAGTGCGACCCAGCGGGGCTTCGCCAGCGAGCGAAGTTCGGCGAGAAGCGCCTCGATTCGGACCTCCTCGATATCGTTCCATACGCGCCCGCGGAGTGGGAGTGGTACCAGGACGCCCTCCCGGACCCGGGCTACCCCTGGCAGTACGTCCGCGAGGCGATACACAGGGCAGGGGACCGGGGCATTCTCGACACCCGCAAGAACGGCAACCGGATCGAGATCCGCCGGACGTACGACTACCCCGACTGGGTCGAACGGATCGTCGCCATCGAGAACAAGCCGGACCTCGACGCCAGCGCCGCTCGTGATCTGGCCCCGCAACTCCACCGCGACGTCGCCCTCGGACTTGCCGACGAGGTGTGGGTCGCCACAGCCGCCACCGGCGAGACGGTCGAACCGATCCTGCTGGAGGACCTGCCGGTCGACGCCGGCGTCCTGACGCTCGACGTCGACGCGGACCGTGCCGAGACCTCGTGGCATCCCCGTACGCTGGCCGTCGGCGAGCCCGGGACCCAGATCCTGGAGAATCCGGGCCCGAGCGAGCACGCGACGACGGCGGGCCGGTTCGAGTACGCCGACCCCGAGTGGAAGGCCCAGAAGCGCCTGGAAATCGCCGAGCGGGCCTACGAGCGCGGCTGGCGCTCCTTCGCCGATACCATGCGACCAGACTGCCGGCACTTCGAGTTGCGAGCCGACGAGACCGGCTTCGTCCCCCACTGCACGGCGAAGGGGCGGACGCCGACCGCCAGCGAGTGTCGCCACTCCTGTCCGTCGTTCGAACCCGAACCACCAGCCTGGCGCTCGCGCGGCTGGCCCATCGAGGGCGGGCCGGGCAAGGGTATCAAACGGCTGCTCGCCGACCAGCGACGGCGTGAGCGACCCGGTCTGGAATAA
- a CDS encoding DUF4013 domain-containing protein yields the protein MVPGLAISGYTLEVIRQTVAGEDEPPEWDDWGELIVDGIKVAVVAFVYSIVPTIVILGVGITMFGLGGAAGDTGGGILAGVGILTFLLLIPVMFVVYYLVPAALANMAIEGNLGAAFDVDVMRDVVLTSEYFLAVLMPIVVGILLNVVVSILAVTVVGLVLVPFVSFYGQVAVFRMFGTAFANTSGKGGGPVAAVDQSSA from the coding sequence ATAGTTCCCGGCCTGGCCATCTCCGGATACACGCTGGAAGTGATCCGGCAGACCGTCGCGGGCGAGGACGAACCGCCGGAGTGGGACGACTGGGGCGAACTGATCGTCGACGGGATCAAGGTCGCGGTCGTCGCGTTCGTGTATAGCATCGTCCCGACGATCGTCATCCTCGGCGTGGGTATCACCATGTTCGGGCTCGGGGGCGCAGCGGGCGACACGGGGGGCGGTATCCTCGCGGGCGTCGGTATCCTGACGTTCCTGTTGCTCATCCCGGTGATGTTCGTCGTCTACTACCTGGTTCCCGCGGCACTCGCGAACATGGCTATCGAAGGGAACCTCGGCGCAGCCTTCGACGTCGACGTCATGCGGGACGTCGTCCTGACCTCCGAGTACTTCCTCGCCGTGTTGATGCCCATCGTAGTCGGCATCCTCCTCAACGTCGTCGTATCGATACTCGCGGTGACGGTCGTCGGACTCGTCCTCGTCCCGTTCGTCTCCTTCTACGGGCAGGTGGCCGTGTTCAGGATGTTCGGAACCGCGTTCGCCAACACCAGTGGCAAGGGCGGCGGTCCCGTCGCAGCCGTCGACCAGTCCTCGGCGTGA
- a CDS encoding glycerate kinase type-2 family protein: MIEERSSLARTPAHDLALECVEAGIEAATPERVLRDHVSLDGDVLRVADGEYDLTRFDDVVVLGGGKAGTGVAAALEAVLGDRLSGGVVVTDELPAGATDTDARTGGVDVVVGDHPVPSERGLEGARQVLDAAAAADEGTLVLAVITGGASALLPAPVSGVGLSSLRTVTELLLECGATIDEINAVRKHCSRIKGGQLATTAAPATVAGLVFSDVVGNDLSVVASGPTAPDASTYADALAVLDRYDVEAPDVRLHLEHGDAGDFPETAAVDDPAFDRVENYVLASGRTAIDAAREVAREADYRPLVLSSTVRGEASDAALTHVAIAEEALSRGDPVEPPAVVLSGGECTVTVEGDGSGGPNQEFALAAALELPAEAVLACVDTDGVDGFSEVAGAIVDASTVDDRAAARGALARNDAGGYLDERDATIRTGPTGTNVNDLRVLVLE; encoded by the coding sequence ATGATAGAGGAGCGGTCCTCCCTCGCGCGAACGCCGGCCCACGACCTCGCGCTGGAGTGCGTGGAGGCCGGCATCGAGGCGGCGACGCCCGAACGGGTGCTCCGAGACCACGTCTCCCTCGACGGCGACGTCCTGCGGGTCGCCGACGGCGAGTACGACCTGACGAGGTTCGACGACGTCGTCGTCCTCGGTGGCGGCAAGGCCGGGACCGGCGTGGCCGCCGCGCTCGAAGCCGTCCTCGGGGACCGGCTCAGCGGTGGCGTCGTCGTCACCGACGAACTGCCGGCAGGCGCGACCGACACCGACGCCAGGACCGGTGGCGTCGACGTCGTCGTCGGCGACCACCCGGTTCCCAGCGAACGGGGCCTGGAAGGCGCTCGCCAGGTTCTCGATGCCGCTGCCGCGGCCGACGAGGGAACCCTCGTCCTCGCCGTCATCACCGGCGGCGCCAGCGCGCTCCTGCCCGCGCCCGTCTCCGGCGTCGGGCTCTCGTCGCTCCGGACGGTCACCGAACTTCTGCTCGAATGCGGCGCCACCATCGACGAGATAAACGCCGTTCGCAAGCACTGCTCGCGCATCAAGGGTGGCCAGCTGGCGACGACGGCCGCCCCCGCGACGGTGGCCGGCCTCGTCTTCAGCGACGTCGTCGGGAACGACCTGTCGGTCGTCGCCAGCGGCCCGACGGCGCCGGACGCGTCGACCTACGCCGACGCCCTGGCCGTCCTCGACCGGTACGACGTCGAGGCGCCGGACGTCCGGCTCCACCTCGAACACGGCGACGCCGGCGACTTCCCCGAGACCGCCGCCGTCGACGACCCCGCGTTCGACCGTGTCGAGAACTACGTCCTGGCAAGCGGGCGGACCGCTATCGACGCCGCCCGCGAAGTCGCTCGCGAGGCCGACTACCGACCGCTCGTGCTCTCCTCGACGGTCCGCGGCGAGGCCAGCGACGCCGCGCTCACCCACGTCGCGATAGCGGAGGAAGCGCTGTCGAGGGGCGATCCGGTCGAACCGCCCGCCGTTGTCCTCTCCGGCGGCGAGTGCACGGTCACCGTCGAGGGCGACGGCTCCGGCGGACCCAACCAGGAGTTCGCGCTCGCCGCCGCCCTCGAACTCCCAGCCGAGGCCGTGCTGGCCTGCGTCGACACCGACGGCGTCGACGGGTTCTCCGAGGTGGCCGGCGCGATCGTGGACGCGTCGACGGTCGACGACCGGGCCGCTGCCCGCGGCGCGCTGGCGCGCAACGACGCCGGGGGCTATCTCGACGAGCGCGACGCGACGATTCGGACCG
- a CDS encoding DUF5788 family protein translates to MKDFERKQLLERLDREGATVGASIPEEIEVQGEDLDLQSFVFEIKRRDTIPKGERDRVETAKKNLRRERLQRRQLIEDGEISFEEGEQLVEDVVGIDRALNALEQLGPANIEGEAQAQEMADRKRWMKFLKQALGHEAADSGTGRASRGR, encoded by the coding sequence ATGAAGGACTTCGAGCGCAAGCAGCTGCTCGAACGCCTGGACCGGGAGGGCGCGACCGTAGGGGCGTCAATCCCCGAGGAGATCGAGGTCCAGGGCGAGGACCTCGACCTGCAGTCGTTCGTCTTCGAGATCAAGCGACGGGACACGATTCCCAAGGGCGAACGGGACCGCGTGGAGACGGCGAAGAAGAACCTCCGACGGGAACGGTTGCAGCGGCGCCAGCTGATCGAGGACGGCGAGATCAGCTTCGAGGAGGGCGAACAGCTGGTCGAGGACGTCGTCGGGATCGACCGGGCGCTGAACGCGCTCGAACAGCTCGGACCGGCCAACATCGAGGGCGAGGCGCAGGCTCAGGAGATGGCCGACCGAAAGCGCTGGATGAAGTTCCTGAAGCAGGCGCTGGGTCACGAGGCGGCCGATTCGGGCACCGGACGAGCGAGCAGGGGCCGATGA
- a CDS encoding Mut7-C RNAse domain-containing protein, whose protein sequence is MPDRLLLDTMCGKLATYLRMCGYDAAYALDAGEGESIDSRDAPDDDELLARADAEDRTILTRDRRLADRAADAVLLTERDVADQLRELADVGFNLDLPDEPSRCGNCNSTLEPVDATESTPEHAPDPAETDVWRCVDCGQCFWQGSHWDDVAETLAGL, encoded by the coding sequence ATGCCGGACCGCCTGCTCCTCGATACGATGTGCGGCAAGCTCGCAACCTACCTGCGAATGTGCGGGTACGACGCCGCGTACGCGCTGGACGCGGGCGAGGGGGAATCGATCGATAGTCGCGACGCCCCCGACGACGACGAGTTACTCGCCCGGGCCGACGCCGAGGACAGGACTATCCTCACGCGTGACCGTCGGCTCGCCGACCGGGCCGCCGACGCGGTACTGCTGACTGAGAGAGACGTCGCGGACCAGCTTCGGGAACTCGCCGACGTCGGGTTCAATCTCGACCTGCCGGACGAACCGTCGCGTTGTGGCAACTGCAACAGCACCCTCGAACCGGTGGACGCCACCGAGTCGACGCCGGAACACGCCCCCGACCCGGCCGAGACAGACGTCTGGCGCTGCGTCGACTGTGGTCAGTGCTTCTGGCAGGGCAGCCACTGGGATGACGTGGCCGAGACGTTGGCGGGCTTGTGA
- a CDS encoding endonuclease V gives MEVVRPEFLPDPALSREEMEALQRDIADQATFLDDFSFDAALVCEDDADQQRLGESTESADASAEPPLVAGVDQAFVDDRAVSAVVVSCGDEVVERVSAVVDTEIPYIPGLLSFREGGAIVAAFEALESEPDLALVDGSGRIHFREAGLATHVGLLFDLPAVGVAKSLLCGTPARSLDEKFAVGTRIPIEADAKVETADPGTVIGYALQTRQYANADRYVNPLYVSPGHRFSAATAADVVEGCCAGYKLPEPTRLADSYADEAKAELRE, from the coding sequence ATGGAGGTCGTCCGCCCCGAGTTCCTCCCCGACCCCGCGCTCTCTCGCGAGGAGATGGAGGCCCTCCAGCGCGACATCGCCGACCAGGCGACCTTTCTCGACGACTTCTCGTTCGACGCCGCACTCGTCTGCGAGGACGACGCCGACCAGCAGCGACTCGGTGAGTCGACCGAGTCCGCGGACGCTTCAGCCGAACCGCCGCTCGTCGCCGGCGTCGACCAGGCGTTCGTCGACGACCGGGCCGTGTCGGCCGTCGTCGTCTCGTGCGGCGACGAGGTGGTCGAGCGAGTGTCGGCGGTCGTCGACACGGAGATTCCCTACATTCCGGGCCTGCTCAGTTTCCGGGAAGGCGGTGCCATCGTCGCGGCATTCGAGGCCCTCGAATCCGAGCCCGACCTCGCGCTGGTCGACGGCAGCGGCCGGATCCACTTCCGCGAGGCCGGGCTGGCGACCCACGTCGGCCTCCTGTTCGACCTGCCGGCGGTCGGCGTCGCCAAGAGCCTGCTCTGTGGCACGCCGGCGCGGTCGCTGGACGAGAAGTTCGCGGTGGGGACGCGTATCCCCATCGAGGCCGACGCGAAGGTCGAGACGGCCGACCCGGGGACGGTCATCGGCTACGCGCTCCAGACGCGCCAGTACGCGAACGCAGACCGCTACGTCAACCCGCTGTACGTCAGCCCGGGCCACCGCTTCAGCGCAGCGACGGCCGCCGACGTCGTCGAGGGGTGCTGTGCGGGGTACAAGCTTCCCGAGCCGACCCGGCTGGCAGACTCCTATGCCGACGAGGCGAAGGCCGAGCTCCGGGAGTAA
- the polX gene encoding DNA polymerase/3'-5' exonuclease PolX, translating to MSRNAEIASRLEEFADLLEAKGVEYKPRAYRRAAENVREYPGAIETLAAEGEDALDDIEGVGDAIASKVVEYFETGEIEELNDLRDEYPMDIAAITSVEGVGPKTAGTLYEELDVRTLDDLETVAEAGEIQEVSGFGAKTEQNILDNIEFARQTQERQLLGTARPYGESVVHFLEDVPAVDDVALGGSLRRWKATIGDVDVLVGSEDGEAVVEAFTDWPEADSLIEAGETKASVRAGGVRVDLRVVVPVEFGSALQYFTGSKEHNVAVRNIAIDAGLKMNEYGMFDVSDLDRDEAEADQRAGERVAGDTEESMYDALDMPLIPPEMRENRGEIQAAVDGDLPDLIEEGDVRGDLHTHTEWSDGANTIADHVQAAADFGHDYVGITDHATGPGMVGGVGLDDEELREQLSEIRAVADDAAIDVFAGVEANIDADGNVSVGDDLLADLDCVVASPHSGLDGDGTERLVAAAEHPAVDIIGHPSGRMLNQRAGLDVDVERLATAAADHGTALEINANPSRLDLWGGAVKTAIEAGATIAIDTDAHSPPEFANVRYGVHTARRGWAEAADVLNARDADGVREFLHD from the coding sequence ATGAGCAGAAACGCCGAAATCGCCAGTCGACTCGAAGAGTTCGCCGACCTGCTGGAGGCGAAGGGCGTCGAGTACAAGCCGCGGGCCTACCGCCGGGCGGCAGAGAACGTCCGGGAGTACCCCGGCGCCATCGAGACCCTCGCGGCGGAGGGAGAGGACGCGCTCGACGACATCGAGGGCGTAGGCGACGCCATCGCGTCGAAGGTCGTCGAGTACTTCGAAACCGGAGAGATCGAGGAGCTGAACGACCTCCGGGACGAGTACCCGATGGACATCGCCGCCATCACGAGCGTCGAGGGCGTCGGGCCAAAGACCGCGGGCACGCTGTACGAGGAACTCGACGTCCGGACGCTGGACGACCTGGAGACGGTCGCCGAGGCCGGGGAGATCCAGGAGGTCTCGGGCTTCGGCGCCAAGACCGAGCAGAACATCCTCGACAACATCGAGTTCGCCCGCCAGACCCAGGAGCGCCAGTTGCTGGGGACGGCGCGTCCCTACGGCGAGAGCGTCGTGCACTTCCTCGAAGACGTCCCCGCCGTGGACGACGTCGCCCTCGGCGGGTCGCTCCGGCGCTGGAAGGCGACCATCGGCGACGTCGACGTGCTCGTCGGGAGCGAGGACGGCGAAGCAGTCGTCGAGGCCTTCACCGACTGGCCGGAGGCAGATTCGCTCATCGAGGCCGGCGAGACCAAGGCGAGCGTCCGCGCGGGCGGCGTCCGCGTCGACCTGCGCGTCGTCGTCCCCGTGGAGTTCGGTAGCGCACTGCAGTATTTCACCGGGAGCAAGGAGCACAACGTCGCCGTCCGGAACATCGCCATCGACGCCGGCCTGAAGATGAACGAGTACGGGATGTTCGACGTGAGCGACCTCGACCGCGACGAGGCAGAGGCCGACCAGCGGGCCGGTGAACGCGTCGCGGGCGACACCGAGGAGTCGATGTACGACGCGCTGGACATGCCCTTGATCCCACCGGAGATGCGGGAGAACCGCGGCGAAATCCAGGCGGCCGTCGACGGCGACCTCCCGGACCTGATCGAAGAGGGCGACGTCCGCGGGGACCTGCACACCCACACGGAGTGGTCCGACGGCGCGAACACTATCGCCGACCACGTCCAGGCCGCCGCGGACTTCGGCCACGACTACGTGGGAATCACCGACCACGCAACCGGTCCGGGGATGGTCGGCGGCGTCGGTCTCGACGACGAGGAACTCCGGGAGCAACTGAGCGAGATCAGGGCCGTCGCCGACGACGCCGCAATCGACGTGTTTGCGGGCGTCGAGGCGAACATCGACGCCGACGGGAACGTCTCCGTCGGCGACGACCTGCTCGCGGACCTGGACTGCGTCGTCGCCTCGCCCCACTCCGGGCTGGACGGCGACGGCACCGAGCGGCTCGTCGCCGCGGCCGAACACCCCGCCGTCGATATCATCGGCCACCCGTCGGGGCGGATGTTGAACCAGCGCGCTGGCCTCGACGTCGACGTCGAACGACTGGCGACGGCCGCCGCCGACCACGGCACAGCGCTCGAAATCAACGCCAATCCCTCGCGCCTTGACCTCTGGGGCGGGGCGGTCAAGACCGCCATCGAGGCGGGCGCGACCATCGCCATCGATACCGACGCCCACTCGCCGCCGGAGTTCGCCAACGTCCGCTACGGCGTCCACACCGCTCGCCGCGGCTGGGCCGAGGCCGCCGACGTGCTCAACGCCCGCGACGCCGACGGCGTCCGCGAGTTCCTCCACGACTGA